One segment of candidate division WOR-3 bacterium DNA contains the following:
- a CDS encoding MiaB/RimO family radical SAM methylthiotransferase, translated as MKYYIKTYGCQMNFSESRYMAEELGSRGLLWTDNLSEADLIIVNACSVRKHAEDRAVGWISSVSGKKAKILAVGCLASHVPERLKSAGADEVSAKIDFEKIDRIERGEGIFSNDLKFDRIEYEIPVVVGCDRFCTYCIVPYLRGKVVSKNPEEIFSDVEKCVSKGGEVFSLLGQNVNRYDYKGYRFSSLLNDVSYIAGVKKVTFMTSHPADLSKKTVETVAGNGKILKHFHLPFQTGSDKLLKQMKRGYDVKKYTDDISMIKDIYPEMRLTTDVMVGLPGESKCDFEDTLDLVRKIRFDEAYMYAFSPRKGTLDNLMPCQAEEDVGKKRLAELIVLQNGISLEKKKERLNTMQRAMITSISRFGGYSLGILADFSPVLIDAEFERGRELDVMLSGLKGATLFGRPV; from the coding sequence ATGAAATACTATATAAAGACATACGGCTGTCAGATGAATTTCTCTGAGTCGAGATACATGGCAGAAGAGCTCGGTTCGAGAGGGCTGTTGTGGACCGACAACCTGAGCGAAGCGGACCTTATAATAGTCAACGCCTGCTCTGTTAGAAAGCACGCCGAAGACAGGGCGGTCGGATGGATAAGCTCGGTTTCGGGGAAAAAGGCAAAAATCCTCGCCGTGGGCTGTCTCGCCTCACACGTTCCGGAAAGGCTCAAAAGCGCCGGAGCCGACGAAGTCTCTGCAAAAATAGATTTTGAAAAAATTGACCGGATTGAAAGAGGGGAAGGTATTTTTTCAAATGATCTTAAATTCGACCGGATCGAATACGAAATTCCTGTTGTCGTCGGTTGTGACAGATTTTGCACTTATTGTATAGTTCCTTATCTTCGAGGAAAAGTCGTGTCGAAAAATCCTGAAGAAATTTTTAGCGACGTCGAAAAATGTGTGTCAAAAGGAGGCGAGGTATTCAGTCTCCTCGGTCAGAATGTCAACAGATATGATTACAAAGGTTACAGGTTTTCTTCTCTTTTAAACGACGTGTCATATATTGCAGGTGTGAAGAAAGTGACTTTTATGACGTCTCATCCCGCCGACCTTTCAAAAAAAACAGTGGAGACTGTCGCCGGAAACGGAAAGATACTCAAGCATTTTCATCTGCCCTTCCAGACCGGTTCTGATAAACTTCTCAAACAGATGAAGAGAGGTTACGACGTAAAAAAATATACTGATGACATAAGTATGATAAAGGATATTTATCCTGAAATGCGCCTGACAACTGACGTAATGGTCGGTTTACCCGGAGAATCGAAATGTGATTTTGAAGATACGCTCGATCTTGTAAGAAAAATAAGATTCGACGAAGCATACATGTACGCTTTTTCTCCGAGAAAAGGAACTCTCGACAACTTGATGCCCTGTCAAGCAGAGGAAGATGTCGGGAAAAAACGGCTGGCCGAACTTATAGTTTTGCAAAACGGCATATCTCTGGAAAAAAAGAAAGAGAGACTGAACACCATGCAAAGAGCTATGATTACGTCAATATCGCGTTTCGGCGGATATTCTCTGGGAATACTTGCTGATTTTTCACCCGTTTTAATAGACGCCGAATTTGAAAGGGGCAGGGAGTTGGACGTAATGTTGAGCGGATTGAAAGGAGCGACGCTTTTTGGACGGCCTGTTTGA
- the mutS gene encoding DNA mismatch repair protein MutS has protein sequence MDGLFEDALSVPQTPFLKQYFREKSKFPDAILFFRMGDFYETFFDDAKTVSELTGIALTSKPAGKNTRVPLAGVPVKAVDNYINSIIGKGYKVAVCEQLEPPGKKLIKREIVNLITPGTAVEPSLVSPEKDLYVCCIIPGKKTTGFAFAEALSGEFKTGEIQTENLEEELQRISPKEILLPEGIEFEAKDWFISRLDDTYFSPAVSSKLKKKLGTATFLGFGIEDGSLPALAASALFEYLSRTTNSGMDHMNKLQKHDFSKSMTFDRTTAKNLEIIESSSGDKNDSLFGVLDYTELSCGKRLLKKWLSEPLTEAENIEERLDAVQELKEKSGIRDELTFLFKDLHDPVRLSGRLGTGRATVYELTKLKSVLKCIPEIKKTVGALTSKILRDISEKLDPQSDVYEVLKNSLAEIAEESVKRGFREELDLLRDDVKDALSKITSLEKEQKKITGISSLKIKYNAVIGYYYEITKPNLDLVPSEFRRKQWLSNAERFSDRELEELEERILSGQQKIKIMEENIIDEIRTLCCLASKTTRENGELISCLDVLMSFSKAAENQGYVRPKLADSNVLHALESRHPVVEKKTGNDSFVPNDIFLDGENGPSLAIITGPNMSGKSTYMRQAAQIAIMAQAGSFVPAKYAEIGLTDRIFSRIGASDDISKGISTFMAEMIETANITNNVTPRSLVILDEIGRGTSTYDGISIAWSVAEYLVSRIGCRTLFATHYHELTGLSEKYDFVENLNISVQRSGEKILFRRKVEKGSSSHSYGIEVARIAGLPVEIIKKAREILKILEKSETIIHDSAAESSEIIETDGLENVIVEYLKKIDPENITPKEALDVLFRLKKIEREGKIV, from the coding sequence TTGGACGGCCTGTTTGAGGATGCTCTTTCCGTACCGCAGACACCTTTTCTGAAGCAGTATTTCAGGGAAAAAAGCAAATTTCCCGACGCCATCCTTTTTTTCCGGATGGGCGATTTTTATGAGACGTTCTTCGACGACGCCAAAACGGTTTCGGAACTCACCGGAATAGCCCTGACTTCGAAACCGGCGGGTAAAAACACGAGAGTCCCTCTTGCAGGGGTTCCGGTCAAGGCAGTTGACAATTATATCAACAGTATTATAGGAAAAGGATACAAGGTCGCTGTGTGCGAGCAACTCGAGCCGCCCGGAAAAAAACTGATAAAGAGGGAGATAGTCAATCTGATAACACCGGGAACGGCGGTCGAGCCGTCTTTGGTCAGCCCTGAAAAAGATCTGTACGTATGCTGTATCATACCGGGGAAAAAAACCACGGGATTCGCTTTCGCCGAAGCTTTGAGCGGTGAGTTCAAAACCGGGGAAATACAGACTGAAAATCTCGAAGAAGAACTTCAGAGAATTTCCCCCAAAGAAATACTTCTGCCCGAAGGAATTGAGTTCGAAGCAAAAGACTGGTTTATATCGCGTCTTGACGACACATATTTCAGTCCTGCCGTGTCATCCAAACTTAAAAAAAAGCTCGGAACCGCAACTTTTTTGGGTTTTGGAATAGAGGACGGCTCCCTACCGGCTCTTGCGGCCTCCGCGCTTTTTGAATATTTGTCGAGGACGACAAACAGCGGAATGGACCATATGAATAAGCTTCAGAAGCACGATTTTTCAAAATCCATGACCTTCGACAGAACTACGGCAAAAAATCTCGAAATAATCGAATCTTCTTCTGGCGATAAAAACGATTCTCTGTTCGGAGTACTCGACTACACCGAGCTTTCCTGCGGAAAAAGACTTTTAAAAAAATGGCTGTCCGAGCCTCTTACTGAAGCGGAAAATATTGAAGAAAGACTGGACGCCGTGCAGGAATTGAAAGAAAAAAGCGGGATCCGAGACGAGTTGACTTTTCTTTTTAAGGATCTGCACGACCCGGTCAGGCTGTCAGGCAGGCTGGGGACGGGCAGAGCAACCGTTTACGAACTCACAAAATTAAAAAGCGTATTGAAGTGCATTCCTGAAATAAAGAAAACGGTTGGTGCGCTTACATCAAAAATTCTCAGAGACATATCTGAAAAACTGGATCCCCAAAGCGATGTATATGAAGTGTTGAAAAATTCTTTGGCTGAGATCGCTGAAGAAAGCGTCAAAAGAGGATTCAGAGAAGAGCTTGACCTTTTGAGGGATGACGTCAAAGATGCTTTGTCCAAGATCACTTCACTCGAGAAGGAACAGAAAAAAATCACGGGAATTTCATCCCTGAAGATAAAGTATAACGCCGTAATAGGTTATTACTACGAGATCACGAAACCGAATCTGGACCTTGTGCCGTCGGAATTCCGCAGAAAACAATGGCTTTCCAACGCAGAGCGATTCAGCGACAGAGAACTGGAAGAACTTGAAGAAAGAATTTTAAGCGGACAGCAGAAAATAAAAATCATGGAAGAAAATATAATAGACGAAATAAGGACTCTGTGCTGCTTAGCGTCGAAAACGACAAGAGAAAACGGCGAACTGATTTCATGTCTCGATGTTCTGATGTCTTTCTCTAAAGCCGCAGAAAATCAAGGATACGTAAGACCGAAACTCGCCGATAGCAATGTTTTACACGCATTGGAATCCAGGCATCCCGTCGTTGAGAAAAAGACGGGAAACGATTCTTTCGTTCCAAACGACATTTTTCTCGACGGTGAAAACGGCCCTTCTCTTGCCATAATAACAGGCCCTAACATGTCGGGTAAATCAACTTACATGAGGCAGGCGGCTCAAATCGCAATAATGGCCCAGGCGGGTTCGTTCGTTCCGGCAAAATATGCAGAGATCGGGTTGACGGACAGAATATTTTCGAGAATTGGAGCCAGTGACGACATTTCAAAGGGAATAAGCACATTCATGGCCGAAATGATTGAAACAGCCAACATTACAAACAACGTCACACCGCGCAGCCTCGTCATCCTCGACGAGATCGGAAGAGGGACAAGCACATACGACGGCATTTCAATAGCGTGGTCAGTCGCCGAATATCTTGTCTCGCGTATAGGATGCAGAACTTTGTTCGCGACTCATTATCATGAATTGACGGGACTTTCCGAAAAATATGATTTTGTCGAGAATCTTAATATTTCGGTTCAGAGATCGGGTGAAAAAATACTGTTTCGGAGAAAAGTGGAAAAAGGATCGAGCAGTCACAGTTACGGAATTGAAGTTGCGAGAATTGCAGGACTGCCCGTCGAGATTATTAAAAAGGCAAGGGAAATACTGAAAATACTTGAAAAAAGCGAAACCATCATTCATGATTCAGCGGCAGAATCATCTGAAATAATCGAAACTGACGGTTTGGAAAATGTAATAGTCGAATACTTGAAAAAAATTGACCCTG